From the Maioricimonas rarisocia genome, one window contains:
- the pabB gene encoding aminodeoxychorismate synthase component I, whose translation MTFPLVQPLTSVPDVGEALLAFADQPGLLLLDSAAREEPRGRYSFLTADPWEIVQLESVRFGDDPFARLRELTKQFAATTVPDLPPFQGGAAGLLGYELGGAWERLPSPAHDEFALPHLCVGLYDWVLAWDHFSGQAWIIAHGWPETDLSARDRRARQRIGDVQKRLSGRSVPAAATSAPVRLQAPLHPLPDVDGVTSNFTRDKYLATVERVIEYIRAGDIFQANLSQRLTAPAPVSPVELYLQSRRQNPAPFAGYFACDDWAVISASPERFLQVEEDVVSTRPIKGTRGRRSRPEADLYTRDALRESEKDRAENTMIVDLLRNDLSRVCLPGTIEVPQLCVVETYETVQHLVSEVRGRLRPGHDFWDLLQATFPGGSITGAPKIRAMEIITELEQVARGAYCGSLFYCGFDGRADSSILIRTITQRGGWLQFPVGGGVIVQSDPESEYEETLTKARGMLRTLAAARAESRR comes from the coding sequence ATGACCTTCCCACTCGTCCAACCTCTGACCTCCGTCCCGGATGTCGGCGAGGCTCTGCTGGCCTTCGCAGATCAGCCCGGCCTGTTGCTGCTCGACAGCGCTGCCCGGGAGGAGCCGCGCGGCCGTTACTCGTTTCTGACGGCCGATCCCTGGGAGATCGTGCAGCTGGAGTCGGTCCGGTTCGGCGACGATCCGTTTGCGCGCCTCCGGGAGTTGACGAAGCAGTTTGCGGCGACGACCGTTCCCGACCTGCCGCCGTTCCAGGGAGGAGCCGCCGGCCTGCTGGGCTACGAACTCGGCGGAGCCTGGGAACGACTCCCCTCCCCCGCTCATGACGAGTTCGCCCTGCCGCACCTCTGCGTGGGCCTCTACGACTGGGTGCTGGCCTGGGATCATTTTTCCGGACAGGCCTGGATCATCGCGCATGGCTGGCCCGAAACCGATCTGTCTGCGAGAGACCGCCGTGCCAGGCAACGAATCGGCGACGTGCAGAAACGTCTGTCCGGCCGGAGCGTGCCGGCTGCAGCAACTTCAGCACCAGTCCGCCTCCAGGCCCCATTGCATCCGCTTCCCGATGTGGACGGCGTCACCAGCAACTTCACGCGGGACAAATACCTCGCCACGGTCGAGCGGGTCATCGAATACATCCGGGCCGGCGACATCTTTCAGGCGAATCTCTCACAGCGGCTGACGGCACCCGCTCCTGTCAGTCCGGTCGAACTGTACCTGCAGTCGCGACGACAGAACCCTGCGCCGTTCGCGGGCTACTTCGCCTGCGACGACTGGGCCGTCATCAGCGCTTCGCCGGAACGATTCCTGCAGGTCGAAGAGGACGTTGTCTCCACGCGCCCCATCAAGGGGACACGCGGTCGACGCAGCCGGCCCGAAGCGGATCTGTATACCCGCGACGCTCTCCGAGAAAGCGAGAAGGACCGGGCCGAAAACACGATGATCGTCGACCTGCTCCGTAACGATCTCTCACGTGTCTGCCTGCCGGGTACCATTGAGGTGCCTCAGCTCTGCGTCGTCGAAACGTACGAAACCGTCCAGCACCTGGTCTCCGAAGTCCGCGGCCGGCTCCGCCCCGGGCACGATTTCTGGGATCTGCTGCAGGCGACGTTTCCCGGCGGATCGATCACCGGAGCGCCCAAGATCCGCGCCATGGAGATCATCACCGAACTGGAACAGGTGGCCCGCGGCGCGTACTGCGGCAGCCTGTTTTACTGCGGCTTCGACGGACGGGCTGACAGCAGCATTCTCATCCGCACGATCACTCAGCGCGGCGGCTGGCTGCAGTTCCCTGTCGGAGGGGGCGTCATCGTGCAGTCCGACCCCGAATCCGAATACGAAGAAACCCTCACCAAGGCCCGCGGCATGTTGCGGACTCTCGCGGCGGCTCGTGCGGAGTCACGCCGATGA
- a CDS encoding DUF6513 domain-containing protein, with product MTDETDPAPRPTAPAAPSLKDSPAFQGTSGQRLLFLTGRLAENTVRNVVDDVCRQVDFEASVHVLPISVAALMHADWVARKLEIDGHYDRVILPGWCQGNIGLLEERFSLPFELGPKDIFDLPEWFGGKKEPVRLDRYDIEIIAEINHCPRLSDREILEIARHYRDDGADLIDVGCLPGESWSRVGDVVAMLRNEGFRVSIDSFDRHEVQAAVTAGAELVLSGNASNRDWLPKLGVEVVAIPDTPDNLDSLDATMEALSAAGCPFRVDPIIEPIGFGFARSLARYYDVARRHPDVAVMMGVGNISEMVEVDSAGVNMLLAAICQELGIRSVLTTEVINWARTSVKEFDLARRLVKHAIDNRTLPKHVDPQLVILRDPKLKEFGEETLTKLAASLKDPNYRIFVEGGQIHVMNRDGYWRGRDAFELFDEFVSQSGPLDASHAFYLGYELSKAVTALTLGKQYQQDQALQWGFLTIPEASALERRHRRDKSDE from the coding sequence ATGACCGACGAGACCGATCCAGCACCGCGACCGACAGCCCCTGCTGCTCCCTCGCTGAAGGATTCACCCGCTTTCCAGGGGACCAGCGGCCAGCGCCTTCTCTTTCTGACCGGCCGGCTCGCGGAGAACACGGTCAGAAACGTCGTCGACGACGTTTGCCGGCAGGTCGACTTCGAGGCGAGCGTCCATGTCCTGCCGATCTCCGTCGCTGCCCTGATGCACGCCGACTGGGTTGCCCGCAAGCTGGAGATCGACGGCCACTACGATCGCGTCATTCTTCCCGGCTGGTGCCAGGGAAACATCGGCCTGCTCGAGGAACGGTTCTCCCTCCCCTTCGAACTCGGTCCCAAAGACATCTTCGATCTTCCCGAGTGGTTTGGCGGGAAGAAGGAACCGGTCCGGCTCGATCGCTACGACATCGAGATCATCGCCGAGATCAATCACTGCCCGCGGCTTTCAGACCGGGAGATCCTCGAGATCGCCCGCCACTACCGCGACGACGGTGCCGACCTGATCGACGTCGGCTGCCTGCCGGGCGAGAGCTGGAGTCGCGTCGGCGACGTGGTCGCGATGCTCCGCAACGAAGGGTTCCGCGTTTCGATCGACAGCTTCGACCGCCATGAGGTGCAAGCGGCTGTCACCGCCGGGGCCGAACTGGTCCTCAGCGGCAACGCCAGCAATCGCGACTGGCTGCCGAAGCTGGGCGTGGAAGTGGTCGCCATTCCCGACACGCCGGACAATCTCGATTCCCTCGACGCAACTATGGAAGCATTGTCAGCCGCCGGATGCCCCTTTCGCGTCGACCCGATCATCGAACCGATCGGCTTCGGTTTCGCCCGCTCGCTCGCCCGCTACTACGACGTCGCGCGGCGACATCCGGACGTTGCCGTCATGATGGGCGTCGGGAATATCTCCGAGATGGTCGAAGTCGACAGTGCCGGCGTGAACATGCTGCTGGCCGCCATCTGCCAGGAACTCGGCATCCGCAGCGTGCTGACGACCGAGGTGATCAACTGGGCCCGCACGTCGGTCAAAGAGTTCGACCTCGCCCGCCGCCTGGTCAAACATGCCATCGACAACCGGACCCTCCCCAAGCACGTCGACCCGCAACTGGTCATCCTCCGCGACCCGAAGCTGAAGGAGTTTGGCGAGGAGACGCTCACGAAGCTGGCCGCCAGTCTGAAGGATCCCAACTATCGCATCTTCGTCGAAGGGGGCCAGATCCACGTCATGAACCGGGACGGCTACTGGCGTGGCCGCGATGCGTTCGAGCTGTTCGACGAGTTCGTCAGCCAGAGTGGTCCGCTCGATGCCTCCCATGCGTTCTACCTGGGCTACGAACTCTCCAAAGCCGTCACTGCTTTGACCCTCGGCAAGCAGTACCAGCAGGACCAGGCCCTGCAGTGGGGCTTTCTGACGATTCCCGAAGCGAGTGCCCTCGAGCGCCGCCACCGCCGCGACAAGTCCGACGAATGA
- a CDS encoding RidA family protein, which produces MSIESKLAELGLVLHEAPKPIAAYVPCVRVGNLVTVSGQLPLTGKTLLATGRVPSSTPVSQAQEAAAQCVLNALSVVRAELEGDLTRLKRVVRIGVFVQSDDSFHDQAVVANGASELLEKLLGDAGKHARAAVGVNALPLDASVEIEFMFEVE; this is translated from the coding sequence ATGTCGATCGAATCGAAGCTCGCCGAACTGGGACTGGTCCTCCACGAAGCCCCCAAGCCGATCGCCGCCTATGTCCCCTGCGTGCGGGTCGGCAACCTCGTCACGGTCAGCGGACAGTTACCGCTCACCGGCAAGACACTGCTGGCCACCGGACGCGTCCCGTCCAGCACGCCGGTCAGCCAGGCACAGGAAGCGGCCGCTCAATGCGTCCTGAATGCGTTGTCCGTCGTCAGAGCCGAGCTGGAGGGTGACCTGACGCGACTGAAACGGGTCGTCCGCATCGGAGTCTTCGTGCAGAGCGACGACAGCTTCCACGACCAGGCCGTCGTCGCCAACGGAGCCTCCGAGCTGCTCGAAAAACTGCTCGGCGACGCAGGCAAACACGCCCGCGCTGCGGTTGGTGTCAACGCGTTGCCGCTCGATGCGTCGGTCGAAATCGAGTTCATGTTCGAAGTCGAATGA
- a CDS encoding leucine-rich repeat domain-containing protein, whose amino-acid sequence MRTTYSPAGMLLLLSLIAVPAFADDAAKPDPAAVDAIKGVGGNVMEIAQDDPRLDVTLHLADKDVTDEVLAQVAKLNNVVWLNLAGTKITDGGLAHLSGMTSLEKLHLEKTGITDAGLPHLKGLSNLQYLNLYATQVSDAGIPHLTELKSLKRLYLWQTKVSEEGLKQIREALPETVVIAGLELKPVKIEEEKKEEEKKEDKPAEKKEEKPAEKKAEEKKDDKPADDKKPEEKKDEKPAEKKEEEKPAAKEEKKDE is encoded by the coding sequence ATGCGCACGACCTATTCGCCAGCGGGCATGTTGCTGTTGTTGAGCCTGATCGCCGTCCCCGCCTTTGCCGACGATGCAGCCAAACCGGATCCGGCCGCCGTCGACGCGATCAAGGGAGTCGGCGGCAACGTGATGGAGATTGCCCAGGACGATCCGCGGCTGGATGTGACGCTGCATCTGGCCGACAAGGACGTCACCGACGAAGTGCTCGCCCAGGTCGCGAAGCTGAACAACGTCGTGTGGCTGAATCTGGCCGGCACGAAAATCACCGACGGCGGGCTGGCACACCTGAGCGGCATGACATCGCTGGAGAAGCTGCACCTGGAGAAGACCGGCATCACCGACGCGGGGCTGCCGCACCTGAAGGGGCTGAGCAACCTGCAGTACCTCAACCTGTACGCGACGCAGGTGAGCGACGCGGGGATTCCGCACCTGACAGAACTGAAGAGCCTGAAGCGGCTGTACCTGTGGCAGACGAAGGTGAGCGAGGAAGGGCTCAAGCAGATTCGCGAAGCGTTGCCGGAGACGGTCGTCATCGCCGGGCTGGAACTGAAGCCGGTCAAGATCGAAGAAGAGAAAAAGGAAGAAGAGAAGAAAGAGGACAAGCCGGCGGAGAAGAAGGAAGAGAAGCCTGCCGAGAAGAAAGCGGAGGAAAAGAAGGATGATAAGCCGGCTGACGACAAGAAGCCGGAAGAGAAGAAAGACGAGAAACCCGCTGAGAAGAAAGAAGAGGAAAAGCCCGCTGCCAAGGAGGAAAAGAAGGACGAGTAG